A genomic region of [Eubacterium] eligens ATCC 27750 contains the following coding sequences:
- the yfbR gene encoding 5'-deoxynucleotidase → MKENYFYAMLSRMKYINRWGLMQNTRHENLCEHSLEVAFIAHALGIINNEIYGGNINAERLAILGMYHDVTEIITGDLPTPVKYYNPVIRNAYKEVEHVAEEQMLSGLSSDIRAHYKGVLSETEEEEELWKYVKAADKMSAYIKCLEEKKSGNMDFADAEKTIYQAIVDMNIPEADYFIKEYIPAYMGTLDASGE, encoded by the coding sequence TTGAAGGAAAATTATTTTTATGCAATGCTGTCGAGAATGAAATATATTAACAGATGGGGACTTATGCAGAATACACGCCATGAGAATCTGTGCGAGCATAGTCTTGAAGTGGCATTCATAGCACATGCACTGGGAATTATCAACAATGAGATATATGGTGGGAATATTAATGCTGAAAGGCTTGCAATTCTTGGAATGTATCATGATGTTACAGAGATAATTACGGGTGATCTTCCGACTCCTGTAAAGTATTACAATCCGGTTATAAGAAATGCTTATAAGGAAGTAGAGCATGTTGCAGAGGAGCAGATGCTCTCAGGTCTGTCATCTGATATAAGAGCACATTATAAGGGTGTGTTATCAGAGACAGAAGAGGAAGAAGAACTCTGGAAATATGTAAAGGCGGCTGATAAGATGTCAGCTTATATCAAATGTCTTGAGGAAAAGAAGTCTGGTAATATGGATTTTGCTGATGCGGAAAAGACAATATATCAGGCTATTGTTGATATGAATATTCCGGAAGCAGATTATTTTATAAAAGAATATATACCAGCTTATATGGGAACTCTTGATGCTTCAGGAGAATAA
- the asd gene encoding aspartate-semialdehyde dehydrogenase codes for MSDKLRVGILGGTGMVGQRFITLLENHPWFEVVLVAASGRSAGKLYEDAVEGRWKMQTPMPEFVKKMTVYDMDKDFDEIVSKVDFVFCAVNMPKDQIKAIEERYAKAEVPVVSNNSANRWTPDVPMVVPEINPEHLEVIKYQRERLGTKRGFICVKPNCSIQSYTPALNALKEFGPKLVVATTYQAISGAGKTFEQWPEMVENIIPYIGGEEEKSEKEPLRLWGKIEDGKIVPASDPVITCQCIRVPVLDGHTAAVFVNFEKKPTKEQIIEKWRSFKGVPQELNLPSAPKQFIQYLEEDDRPQVKLDVNYENGMGVSLGRLREDSVFDYKFVGLSHNTLRGAAGGAVLIAELLKAQGYITPKDAE; via the coding sequence ATGAGCGATAAGTTAAGAGTTGGTATCCTTGGCGGTACAGGTATGGTAGGACAGAGATTTATAACATTACTTGAGAATCATCCTTGGTTTGAGGTCGTTTTAGTAGCAGCTTCAGGACGTTCAGCAGGAAAGCTTTATGAAGATGCTGTTGAAGGACGCTGGAAGATGCAGACACCAATGCCAGAGTTCGTTAAGAAGATGACTGTATATGATATGGATAAGGATTTTGATGAAATTGTTTCTAAGGTAGATTTCGTATTCTGTGCAGTTAATATGCCTAAGGACCAGATTAAGGCTATAGAGGAAAGATATGCTAAGGCAGAAGTTCCAGTTGTTTCTAATAACAGTGCTAATCGTTGGACACCAGATGTTCCTATGGTTGTTCCAGAAATCAACCCAGAGCATCTTGAAGTTATTAAGTATCAGAGAGAAAGACTTGGTACTAAGAGAGGATTTATCTGTGTTAAGCCTAACTGTTCAATCCAGAGCTACACACCTGCTCTTAATGCATTAAAGGAATTCGGACCAAAGCTTGTTGTTGCAACAACATATCAGGCAATCTCAGGTGCTGGTAAGACATTTGAGCAGTGGCCAGAGATGGTTGAGAATATCATTCCTTATATTGGTGGAGAAGAAGAAAAGTCTGAAAAAGAGCCTTTAAGATTATGGGGTAAGATTGAGGACGGAAAGATTGTTCCTGCAAGTGATCCGGTTATCACATGCCAGTGTATCAGAGTTCCGGTTCTTGATGGACATACAGCAGCAGTATTTGTTAACTTTGAGAAGAAGCCTACTAAGGAACAGATTATTGAAAAGTGGAGAAGCTTCAAGGGAGTTCCACAGGAACTTAATCTTCCAAGTGCTCCAAAGCAGTTCATCCAGTATCTTGAAGAGGATGACCGTCCACAGGTTAAGCTTGATGTTAATTATGAGAATGGAATGGGTGTTTCACTTGGCCGTTTAAGAGAAGACAGTGTGTTTGATTATAAGTTTGTTGGTCTTTCACACAACACATTAAGAGGTGCAGCAGGTGGAGCTGTTCTTATTGCAGAGCTTCTTAAGGCACAGGGTTATATCACTCCTAAGGATGCAGAATAA
- a CDS encoding pectate lyase family protein, translating into MKAIISKAARRKWAWILVLVMTVSIVIPTSLLTAKAEVSAVKFIDGTSAGWLESAYAQWSIDKEADGYTAYIKKADADDSAYTRIDNELIRKYNDYWRVDAVGLAAGDYVIKVVPVKDGKEVAGKAKVTDTLTVSSYDRSGFAFSSESKYKTGSGAYNEDGTLKKDAIVLYVTNDNAKTIKASVKEAKGEKEYTGLQTIIDAYTKSASKGIETRALDVRVIGCVTDAAMDKFSSSSEGVQIKGASAYSNLNMTIEGIGNDATINGFGFLLRNAGNVEMRNFSIINFMDDGISLDTANCNVWIHNVDLYYGKAGGDADQAKGDGSIDIKGNSQYITVSYVHFYDSGKCSLCGMKSESGPNYITYHHNWFDHSDSRHARVRTMSVHMYNNYYDGNAKYGAGSTMGSSLFIQNNYFNNCKYPMLSSKQGSDALGEGTFSGENGGIIKASGNVIVGAQKIIYANAVSETGDSANAASFDAYLAKSADEKVPSSYKTVAGGTSYDNFDTTKDLGVKSGSLNNAEDVPSVVTSSKGAGSLGRGVIDWKFTDADNDDYSVNKELKATVTNYRNTSLVSVGGVKGTVVAPEQPTKSTEATTKETEATTKDNETTKAEETTKETAATGATHTYIADNETNDSYFSISESLKSIKATYNGKTYSKAVKLDSKGSIAFKTTTDNATLSILVSAKKSDSSVKVNDDVLFSNIGTSVEYRTVELGKAGTYVIKQKKNENYIYMVVVTEKGQASTESSTKATEATTKATEATTKATEATTKNEETTKETEAITKNEETTKETQTPSVPSEAGEYDSKSLSYSGAYTDISTKKDSEFKNAKYVSTSEEIRAAIDNAKAGDVIIIKEGTYKFDSIESLMATDDKGKTGAPALYITNNGVADNYIILKAEYGKSVKFDFSSQKLASFNRGLIHYADYWYFEGINFYHAGDNGVLLSGNNNIFEKCVFEANRDTGLQIARKDANAQPIKDTWPSNNLIINCTSFNNVDPVDEGGNGENADGFAAKLTCGEGNVFDGCISYCNSDDGWDLYAKPATGSIGVVTIRNCIAYGNGKLSDGSGEAAGDMNGFKLGGSNKAVPTPHVVLNCLALNNGACGFTDNGNGGALTIMNCTSVANGKYAKKSNFTFYRSSSDSMYMGLVSVNDTDSDKFVGKMLNSIYFNSKKYYRISGMIPTVMASGDKKGDVVSNPSGISGMFINTNNTIDTNKNIDSQIRNADGTINVKGLYETTGEYATMGAHFSAANQIIKVLVNTNVKEDETKTEETSSSQETTKATQAPTKATEATTKETQAPTKATEATTKETQAPTKATEATTQNPTTAAPTEAAGKKLVLNANDMTAGDINSSIYADGFKIIASADSMVSVDSNSKSYNGKNFKQRIKLGGTGTTTKRAIEFKTAGASTVTVYAMSSSSKEARKLQILDDDGKVVASSAELGGKNLVSATFNIKEAGEYYLAGVSGGVNVYYIEVSNGIALTGSTETPTTKPTETPTTKPTVAPTEAPTTEPTVAPTEAPTTEPTVAPTEAPTTELTVAPTEAPTTKPTQAAGSTTEAKRAEIAADEEKITNSQVETVASDTTASAKTPEVAADETKTGDASHMMMYVIIFISALAVFTGVAVVSKRRRVK; encoded by the coding sequence ATGAAGGCTATAATAAGCAAAGCAGCCCGTAGAAAATGGGCATGGATACTTGTGTTAGTTATGACAGTAAGTATCGTTATTCCAACTTCACTTTTAACAGCAAAAGCTGAAGTAAGTGCAGTAAAGTTTATCGATGGAACATCGGCGGGCTGGTTAGAATCGGCATATGCACAGTGGTCTATTGATAAAGAGGCAGATGGGTATACAGCTTATATAAAGAAGGCTGATGCAGATGATTCTGCTTACACAAGAATTGATAATGAATTAATAAGAAAATACAATGATTATTGGAGAGTTGATGCTGTAGGACTTGCAGCAGGAGACTATGTTATTAAGGTTGTTCCTGTAAAGGACGGAAAAGAAGTTGCAGGAAAAGCAAAAGTAACTGATACACTTACTGTAAGTTCATATGACAGATCTGGATTTGCATTCTCATCTGAATCAAAGTATAAGACAGGTTCAGGTGCTTACAATGAGGATGGAACACTTAAGAAAGATGCAATTGTTCTTTATGTTACTAACGATAATGCAAAGACAATTAAGGCATCAGTAAAAGAGGCAAAGGGAGAGAAGGAATATACAGGTCTTCAGACAATAATTGATGCATATACAAAGAGTGCTAGCAAGGGGATAGAAACAAGAGCACTTGATGTCCGTGTAATCGGATGTGTTACAGATGCTGCAATGGATAAGTTTTCAAGTTCATCTGAGGGAGTACAGATTAAAGGAGCTAGTGCTTATTCAAATCTTAATATGACAATAGAGGGTATCGGAAATGATGCGACAATCAATGGATTCGGTTTCCTCTTAAGAAATGCAGGAAATGTTGAGATGAGAAATTTCTCAATTATCAATTTCATGGATGATGGTATTTCTCTCGATACAGCAAACTGCAATGTATGGATTCACAATGTTGATCTGTACTATGGTAAAGCAGGTGGAGATGCTGACCAGGCAAAGGGTGATGGTTCAATTGACATTAAAGGTAATTCACAGTATATAACAGTTTCATATGTACATTTTTATGACTCGGGTAAGTGCTCGTTATGTGGAATGAAGAGCGAGTCTGGTCCTAACTATATTACATATCATCATAACTGGTTTGATCACTCTGATTCAAGACATGCAAGAGTAAGAACAATGTCAGTGCATATGTATAACAACTACTATGATGGCAATGCAAAGTATGGTGCTGGTTCAACAATGGGTTCTTCATTATTTATACAGAATAATTATTTTAATAATTGTAAATATCCAATGCTTTCTTCTAAACAGGGAAGTGATGCACTTGGTGAGGGCACATTCTCAGGTGAGAACGGTGGTATCATTAAAGCATCAGGAAATGTTATCGTAGGTGCACAGAAGATTATCTATGCAAATGCTGTTTCAGAAACTGGTGATTCTGCAAATGCGGCATCATTTGATGCATACCTTGCAAAGTCAGCAGATGAGAAAGTTCCATCTTCATATAAGACAGTAGCAGGTGGAACATCTTATGATAACTTTGATACAACTAAGGATCTCGGAGTTAAATCAGGAAGCCTTAATAATGCAGAAGATGTACCTTCAGTAGTAACATCTTCAAAGGGTGCAGGAAGTCTTGGAAGAGGTGTTATTGATTGGAAGTTCACAGATGCAGATAATGATGATTATTCTGTTAATAAGGAATTAAAGGCTACTGTTACAAACTATAGAAATACAAGTCTTGTATCAGTAGGCGGTGTTAAAGGAACAGTTGTAGCACCTGAGCAGCCAACAAAGTCAACAGAGGCTACAACAAAGGAAACAGAAGCAACAACAAAGGACAATGAGACAACAAAGGCTGAGGAAACAACTAAAGAGACAGCAGCTACAGGTGCAACTCATACATATATTGCAGATAATGAAACAAATGATTCTTATTTTTCAATTAGTGAATCATTAAAGAGTATTAAAGCAACATATAATGGAAAAACATATAGTAAAGCAGTTAAACTTGATTCAAAAGGTTCAATTGCATTTAAAACAACTACAGATAATGCAACATTATCTATATTAGTTTCGGCTAAGAAGTCAGATTCTTCAGTAAAAGTAAATGATGATGTATTATTTAGTAATATTGGAACATCTGTTGAGTATAGAACAGTTGAATTAGGCAAAGCAGGAACATATGTAATTAAGCAGAAGAAGAACGAAAATTACATTTATATGGTAGTTGTAACTGAAAAAGGACAGGCTTCAACAGAATCTTCAACAAAGGCAACTGAGGCAACAACAAAAGCGACTGAGGCAACAACAAAGGCAACAGAAGCTACAACAAAGAATGAAGAAACAACAAAAGAAACAGAAGCTATAACAAAGAATGAAGAAACAACAAAGGAAACACAGACACCTTCAGTTCCTTCTGAGGCAGGTGAATATGATTCAAAGAGTCTTTCATATTCAGGTGCATATACAGATATAAGCACAAAGAAAGATTCTGAATTTAAGAATGCTAAATATGTTTCAACTTCAGAAGAAATCCGTGCAGCAATTGATAATGCAAAGGCAGGAGATGTAATCATTATTAAAGAAGGAACTTATAAGTTTGATTCAATCGAAAGCCTGATGGCAACGGATGACAAGGGAAAGACAGGCGCTCCTGCATTATACATCACTAATAATGGAGTAGCAGATAACTATATCATTCTTAAGGCAGAATACGGCAAGAGTGTTAAGTTTGATTTTTCATCACAGAAGTTAGCATCATTTAACAGAGGACTTATTCATTATGCTGATTACTGGTATTTTGAAGGAATAAACTTCTATCATGCAGGAGATAATGGTGTTCTTCTTTCTGGAAACAATAACATTTTTGAAAAATGTGTATTTGAGGCTAACAGAGATACAGGTCTTCAGATTGCAAGAAAAGATGCAAATGCACAGCCGATTAAAGATACATGGCCAAGCAATAACCTGATTATCAACTGTACATCATTTAATAATGTTGACCCAGTTGATGAGGGTGGAAATGGTGAAAATGCAGATGGATTCGCAGCTAAGCTTACATGTGGAGAAGGCAATGTATTTGATGGATGTATCTCATACTGTAATTCAGATGATGGATGGGATCTTTACGCTAAGCCAGCGACAGGTTCAATCGGAGTTGTCACAATCAGAAACTGTATAGCATATGGTAACGGAAAGCTTTCAGATGGTTCTGGAGAGGCTGCCGGAGATATGAATGGATTCAAGCTTGGTGGAAGCAATAAAGCTGTTCCTACACCTCATGTTGTATTAAACTGTCTTGCATTAAATAATGGTGCATGTGGTTTTACAGATAATGGTAACGGTGGTGCATTAACAATAATGAACTGCACAAGTGTTGCTAATGGTAAATATGCAAAGAAGAGCAACTTCACATTCTACAGATCATCAAGTGATTCTATGTATATGGGCCTTGTATCTGTAAATGATACGGATTCAGATAAGTTTGTTGGAAAGATGTTAAATTCAATCTATTTTAACTCTAAGAAGTATTATAGAATATCAGGCATGATACCAACAGTAATGGCAAGTGGAGACAAGAAGGGGGATGTTGTAAGCAATCCATCTGGTATATCAGGTATGTTTATTAACACTAATAATACTATTGATACTAATAAGAACATTGATTCTCAGATAAGAAATGCAGATGGAACCATTAATGTTAAGGGACTTTATGAGACAACTGGTGAATATGCAACTATGGGAGCACATTTTAGTGCTGCTAACCAGATTATAAAGGTTTTAGTAAACACTAATGTAAAGGAAGATGAAACAAAGACAGAGGAAACATCTTCTTCACAGGAAACAACAAAGGCAACACAGGCTCCAACAAAGGCAACAGAAGCAACAACAAAGGAGACACAGGCTCCAACAAAGGCAACAGAGGCAACAACAAAGGAGACACAGGCTCCAACAAAGGCTACAGAGGCAACAACACAGAATCCAACAACAGCTGCTCCTACAGAAGCAGCAGGAAAGAAGCTTGTTCTTAATGCCAATGATATGACAGCAGGAGATATCAATTCATCAATCTATGCGGATGGATTTAAGATTATAGCATCAGCAGACAGTATGGTTTCTGTTGATTCTAACAGCAAGTCATACAACGGAAAGAACTTTAAGCAGAGAATCAAGCTTGGTGGAACTGGAACAACAACAAAGAGAGCAATTGAATTCAAGACAGCAGGAGCATCAACAGTTACTGTATATGCTATGAGCTCATCTAGCAAAGAGGCTAGAAAGTTACAGATTCTTGATGATGATGGAAAAGTTGTAGCATCATCAGCAGAACTTGGTGGAAAGAATCTCGTATCAGCAACATTTAATATTAAAGAGGCAGGAGAATATTATTTAGCAGGAGTTTCAGGCGGTGTTAATGTATATTATATTGAGGTATCTAATGGTATAGCATTAACAGGCTCAACAGAGACACCAACAACAAAGCCAACAGAGACACCAACAACAAAGCCAACAGTAGCACCTACAGAGGCACCAACAACAGAGCCAACAGTAGCACCTACAGAGGCACCAACAACAGAGCCAACAGTAGCACCTACAGAAGCACCAACAACAGAGCTAACAGTAGCACCTACAGAAGCACCAACAACAAAGCCAACACAGGCAGCTGGAAGCACAACTGAGGCTAAGAGAGCAGAGATTGCAGCAGACGAGGAAAAGATTACTAACTCACAGGTTGAGACGGTAGCTTCAGATACAACAGCATCAGCTAAAACACCAGAAGTTGCAGCAGATGAGACAAAGACAGGTGATGCAAGCCATATGATGATGTATGTAATTATATTTATCAGTGCATTAGCAGTATTTACAGGGGTAGCAGTTGTATCAAAAAGACGCAGAGTAAAGTAA